The genomic stretch CTTGTCCAGCACGATGACCTGAACAGGGAAGTCGGCCGGCGGCGTTGCGTCAATGATCTTCATAATTTTCCTTGTCCCCTGATTAAAGGGCGACGATGCGGCCGAAGTGCAAGCCGAGTTCGAACACGGCACCGACCATTTCTGCATTTCCCGCCGCGCGGTAGTCCCGCATCAGCGCAAGCGTTTCTTCGTCGGTCTTGTACGTCTTGCCGTTTGCTTCGAACGTCACCATCGCGCCCCCCCATTCGTTGGATTATCGGCAAACGTGCGCCGACCATGAAGCGATTATAGGTTAGATTAACTAACCCTGCAAGTGCTTCTTGACCCCGCCCTTTTTCAGCACATCGCCCCACGAGCGAACCACAAACACTGCGCCCTCGCGATCGATCTCGACGCCATACTGCTCGCGCAGTTTCATCACGTCGGCGTCGATCGTGCCCTTGTTATGCCCCGTGAACGCGGCTAGCGTCGTGATCGTCGGTCGCTCCAGATGCTCTATCGCGGCCAGCACGACAAACAAGCGTCGCGCATCACCCTTCGGGTATTGCGGAACGCCATACTCGTTGACTTCAAATTCCATACTCAGCGCCTGCTTCGATGCCACTAGATCACCCCACTGATGATGGCCGACAGACGCACAGGATCGCCTTCAATGAGGTTCTTAACGGCGGATAAGGATGAAACTCCAATCAGTTCTTGAATGAGCTTTAGCGAGCGACCGTCGCGATGCAGGCGGACCGCGAATGTCCGGCGAGCGGCCGACGCGTTACCGCCCTCGATGCCCGCCTGCTGATGCAATCGCCTTACGATCTCGGTCAGGCTCTCACACGAATAGCTAATTGCGCCGCTGCCAGTTACACGGCGCGTGAAGGTGAACGGCTCGCCATCCCCCGCCCGGAACAATGGCCCGCTGGGGTCAAGCCCGCGGTATGCGGCCGGCGTAGTCGTGATGCCGTGTCGCGCCACAAGTCGGTACGCGAGGTAATCGTCGACCGCACGGCAGGTTTTGGCGTTCGCCCATACCAGCGGCCGACTCTTGCCGTTGAAGGCAATTTCGGCGCGCACAGCCGACTCAACTCGCACTGACCCGTTTGCTTCCAGGTAGTCCGAGACAAGGAGCTTCGCGGCCTCGTTTGGCGTTATGCCAGTACCGTAGAAAAGGAGCAATAGCGCAACATCGCGGATCGGGCTTTGTCCCGTAACAGCGGCTACCTTGAGCGCATGGCGAAGCTGGTGAGGTTCGATAACTGGAGGTTTTGCCATCCCGTAATGCCAATGAATTTCGTTGCATTACGAGGCAGTATGCCTGCGCCCGCGGGCGAACGCAATTGCGGGCCGCGCCCCGCCTCGCGTCCTCGGAATAATCCGAATCGCGCCGATCATCCGTTACCATTCCGCCGTATTGAAATAACTCGATAACGATCGTGATCACTGAACTACAAGACCTTCAGGCTCAACTGCGCGAATTGAATATCCGTCTTGCGGACATCAAGAAAGACGAGAAGCAGGCGTATTTGGCAGCCGTTCAAGAGCGCGTTGCGCTCTACGGCATCACGGAAGACGAGCTGCTGCGCGCGGCGGGCTTTCGGAAATCGCGCAAACGGCGGGCGCCAACGAAATACTACGATGCGTCGACGGGCAAGACCTGGTCCGGTCACGGTCCGCGTCCGAAATGGCTGGAAGGGAAGAATCTTGACGATTACCTGGTCGACCGAGCCGGGAAGCCGTGGTGGCCCGGCGAAGAAGCGTAAGGCATTCTTCGATAGAAACCCCGCAGCCGCGCGCGGCCATGCTGGCGTGACGCGAGCCGCGCAAATTCAGAACAGCGGATCCTTGGTCTCGTCGTCTGTTCTGCCCGCACCCGGGTGGTTGGACGCGTTTGGTGCTGGCCCGGCCGCCATCTCGTCCGCGGGGAACAGCTGCAACATCGCGCGCGCGGCTTCGATGTTCGAAGTGGTCAGCCATTCCTCCCAGTCGTCGGGCCGCAAGATCACCACCGATCGCTTCTCATCCCCCGGCTTGTGCATGCGCGACATGAGGGGGTGGCGATCCGCGTTGACTGTGATCATCGCCATCGTGTGATGGTCGGTCCCGTCCGGGTTCTTCAGCGTGCGCCAAATGCCGGCGACGCACATCGGCCGCCAGCCGGCTAGGCCGATGCGGTGCCATACATTCTTCCCGGTCTCGTAACAGGGTTCGTAGATCCACTCCGCGACGACCAGGCAACGCCGGCCGGCGCGCCATGACGGGCCATATAGTGGCGATTTGCCGAGATTGTCGTCGCGAACGTTCATCGTGCTGCGCATGATCGGCGGCTTCCGCCCTGCCTCCTTTG from Burkholderia ubonensis subsp. mesacidophila encodes the following:
- a CDS encoding H-NS histone family protein codes for the protein MITELQDLQAQLRELNIRLADIKKDEKQAYLAAVQERVALYGITEDELLRAAGFRKSRKRRAPTKYYDASTGKTWSGHGPRPKWLEGKNLDDYLVDRAGKPWWPGEEA
- a CDS encoding site-specific integrase, whose protein sequence is MAKPPVIEPHQLRHALKVAAVTGQSPIRDVALLLLFYGTGITPNEAAKLLVSDYLEANGSVRVESAVRAEIAFNGKSRPLVWANAKTCRAVDDYLAYRLVARHGITTTPAAYRGLDPSGPLFRAGDGEPFTFTRRVTGSGAISYSCESLTEIVRRLHQQAGIEGGNASAARRTFAVRLHRDGRSLKLIQELIGVSSLSAVKNLIEGDPVRLSAIISGVI
- a CDS encoding SOS response-associated peptidase family protein; the protein is MCTNYRAPHEDFELRELKIDSFRDLYRRTPWKPEIYQDYLAPIVASHDGQIEPLMAGFGFWPRALQKANIERAKEAGRKPPIMRSTMNVRDDNLGKSPLYGPSWRAGRRCLVVAEWIYEPCYETGKNVWHRIGLAGWRPMCVAGIWRTLKNPDGTDHHTMAMITVNADRHPLMSRMHKPGDEKRSVVILRPDDWEEWLTTSNIEAARAMLQLFPADEMAAGPAPNASNHPGAGRTDDETKDPLF